In Sideroxyarcus emersonii, one DNA window encodes the following:
- a CDS encoding ROK family protein has product MRLGIDLGGTKIEIIALDDAGRELLRRRVPTPKGDYYETLQTITQLVRDAEAELGQQGSLGIGTPGALSRATGLLKNSNSVVLNGQPILQDLESLLQRKVQISNDANCFALSEATDGAAAGAEVVFGVILGTGVGAGIVVNGHVLTGPNGIAGEWGHNPLPWPQAEELPGPPCYCGKHGCIETFLSGPGMAKLHQIETGVSLGSEEIMVRAGRGDVACERSMQLYENRLVRSLAHVINILDPDVIVLGGGMSNIERLYANVPKLWGNWVFSDRVDTRLVKHRFGDSSGVRGAAWL; this is encoded by the coding sequence ATGAGACTCGGCATAGACCTCGGCGGCACCAAGATAGAGATCATCGCGCTCGACGATGCCGGCCGCGAATTGCTGCGCCGCCGCGTGCCCACGCCCAAGGGTGATTACTACGAAACCTTGCAGACCATCACCCAGCTGGTGCGCGATGCCGAAGCCGAACTGGGGCAGCAGGGCTCGCTCGGCATCGGCACGCCCGGTGCGCTCTCGCGGGCTACCGGCCTGCTGAAGAATTCCAATTCGGTCGTGCTCAACGGCCAGCCCATCCTGCAGGATCTCGAATCCCTGTTGCAACGCAAGGTGCAGATCAGCAACGACGCCAACTGCTTCGCGCTGTCCGAAGCGACGGACGGCGCGGCGGCAGGGGCGGAGGTCGTGTTCGGCGTGATTCTCGGCACCGGCGTCGGCGCGGGTATCGTCGTCAACGGCCATGTTCTCACCGGTCCCAACGGCATCGCCGGCGAGTGGGGCCACAACCCGCTGCCCTGGCCGCAGGCGGAGGAACTTCCCGGTCCGCCATGCTATTGCGGCAAGCACGGCTGCATCGAGACCTTCCTCTCCGGGCCGGGCATGGCGAAGCTGCACCAGATCGAAACGGGCGTATCGCTGGGTTCAGAAGAGATCATGGTGCGTGCAGGGCGGGGCGATGTCGCCTGCGAGCGCAGCATGCAACTCTACGAGAACCGCCTTGTACGTTCCCTCGCACACGTCATCAATATCCTCGACCCGGACGTCATCGTGCTGGGCGGCGGCATGTCCAACATCGAGCGGCTGTATGCGAATGTGCCGAAGCTATGGGGCAACTGGGTGTTCTCGGACAGGGTGGATACCAGGCTGGTGAAGCACCGCTTCGGCGACTCAAGCGGCGTGCGCGGCGCGGCGTGGCTATAG
- a CDS encoding sensor domain-containing diguanylate cyclase: MPDQAALHALLLDSLEEQIAVIDREGTIVYVNLAWTTFGLENGLASASAGTGSNYLGVCNMSGSGGDSLAGEAAEGIRDVLAGERASFHFEYPCHSPAEKRWFMMRAAPLQGDPGNLFVISHHNITQRKLAEEQVEYLSLHDPLTGLANRRHFNQFLNNEWRRGIRSRSPLSFVMFDLDHFKDYNDELGHLAGDQCLVRVGQVLQAFAGRPSDLAVRYGGEEFGLLLGSTGLEAAAKIAEAVRQKIEELDMYHREAKRITVSAGVVSVIPDSQQTEMLLVREADKALYLAKQQGRNQVACA; encoded by the coding sequence TTGCCTGATCAGGCCGCACTGCACGCATTGCTGCTCGATTCGCTCGAAGAGCAGATCGCCGTGATCGACCGCGAAGGCACCATCGTTTACGTCAATCTTGCCTGGACAACCTTCGGGCTCGAAAACGGGCTGGCTTCCGCTTCTGCCGGCACGGGCAGCAACTATCTGGGGGTCTGCAACATGTCCGGCTCCGGCGGCGACAGCCTTGCCGGCGAAGCCGCAGAAGGGATTCGCGACGTATTGGCCGGCGAGCGCGCTTCCTTCCACTTCGAATATCCCTGCCACAGCCCTGCGGAAAAACGCTGGTTCATGATGCGGGCTGCGCCGCTGCAAGGCGATCCGGGCAACCTGTTCGTGATCTCCCACCACAACATCACCCAACGCAAGCTGGCCGAGGAACAGGTCGAATACCTGTCGCTGCATGACCCGCTCACCGGGCTGGCCAATCGGCGTCATTTCAACCAGTTCCTGAACAACGAATGGCGGCGCGGCATTCGCAGCCGGTCGCCGCTCAGTTTTGTCATGTTCGATCTCGATCACTTCAAGGATTACAACGATGAACTGGGACATCTTGCCGGCGATCAATGCCTGGTCAGGGTTGGCCAGGTCCTGCAGGCGTTTGCCGGCAGGCCCAGCGACCTTGCGGTGCGGTATGGCGGCGAGGAGTTCGGCCTGCTGCTGGGCAGCACCGGCCTTGAGGCCGCTGCCAAAATCGCAGAGGCGGTCAGACAAAAAATCGAAGAACTCGACATGTACCATCGCGAAGCAAAAAGAATAACCGTTAGTGCCGGGGTGGTTTCTGTGATCCCGGATAGCCAACAGACGGAAATGCTCCTGGTTCGCGAAGCAGACAAAGCGCTGTATCTTGCGAAGCAGCAAGGCAGGAACCAGGTAGCCTGCGCATAG